A segment of the Streptomyces sp. L2 genome:
ACAGCGTCAGGCGCCAGCCCGCGCCGGCCAGCAGCGGCCCGAGCCGGGGCTCGGCACGCAGGTCGTCCGGGGTGATCTGTCTCCCCTGACGTGCCGCCAGGGCGGCCCGGCCGATGGGGTGGAACAGTGCGAGTGTGCCGCCCGGCCGCACCACCCGGGCCAGTTCCCGCAGGTTCTCGCCGGGCTGCGGCAGGTGCGCGATGAGGCCGGCCGCGAACACCGCGTCGAGGGACCGGGAGCGGAACGGCAGCGCGGCCACGTCCGCGAGCAGCAGGCGCCCCTCACGGTCCCGGCCCGCGCGTACGGCGGCCTGGAGCATCGCCGGGGTCAGATCGGCGCCCACCACTACTCCGCCGGCCCCCACCGCGGCGCGCAAAGGCGGCAGCGCCCGGCCCGTGCCGCAGCCCGCGTCGAGCACCCGGTCACCCGC
Coding sequences within it:
- a CDS encoding class I SAM-dependent methyltransferase; its protein translation is MSDDHTHVQEFFTARAADWDARFPDDGPAYDAAVACLGLRAGDRVLDAGCGTGRALPPLRAAVGAGGVVVGADLTPAMLQAAVRAGRDREGRLLLADVAALPFRSRSLDAVFAAGLIAHLPQPGENLRELARVVRPGGTLALFHPIGRAALAARQGRQITPDDLRAEPRLGPLLAGAGWRLTLYVDEDARFLALAVRED